The following are encoded in a window of Naumovozyma castellii chromosome 8, complete genome genomic DNA:
- the TSA1 gene encoding thioredoxin peroxidase TSA1 (ancestral locus Anc_5.569): protein MVAQVQKQAPDFNKTAVIDGVFDEVSLEKYEGKYVVLAFIPMAFTFVCPTEIVAFSDAAKKFEDIGAQVLFASTDSEYSLLAWTNIPRKEGGLGPVDIPLVADKNHSLSRDYGVLIEEEGVALRGLFIIDPKRKIRHITINDLSVGRNVEEALRLVEGFKWTDENGTVLPCNWTPGAATIKPEVDASKEYFHAANK from the coding sequence ATGGTCGCCCAAGTTCAAAAGCAAGCCCCAGACTTCAACAAAACCGCAGTCATCGACGGTGTCTTCGACGAAGTCTCCCTAGAAAAATACGAAGGTAAGTACGTCGTTCTGGCATTCATCCCAATGGCATTCACTTTCGTCTGCCCCACGGAGATCGTCGCCTTCTCTGACGCTGCCAAGAAGTTCGAAGACATTGGTGCTCAAGTACTTTTCGCTTCTACCGACTCTGAATACTCCCTATTGGCATGGACTAACATCCCAAGAAAGGAAGGTGGGTTAGGTCCAGTCGATATCCCATTGGTTGCAGACAAGAACCACTCCCTATCTAGAGACTACGGTGTCTTGATCGAAGAGGAAGGTGTCGCTTTGAGAGGTCTATTCATCATTGACccaaagagaaaaattaGACATATCACCATCAATGACTTATCTGTCGGTAGAAACGTCGAAGAAGCATTGAGATTGGTGGAAGGTTTCAAATGGACCGATGAAAATGGTACCGTCTTGCCATGTAATTGGACCCCCGGTGCAGCTACCATCAAGCCAGAAGTGGACGCTTCAAAGGAATATTTCCATGCTGctaacaaataa
- the USA1 gene encoding Usa1p (ancestral locus Anc_5.570) — translation MMELSVEPSIEIEVRSNDPHILLPSDLLKVRVLPCTPVSRLLQYIHSRIHVRLLDTTNLVFDSEGVERDEGHLGPVSDYCLFQSSREIPLDETCRSLTAEVTFERRTLGGSGMAINLDYDMEDMDNEFKSIRVHYQLNTLSMCDKFIPNEKELEKISLDTSFGNLKSNAIESVVEYESNHETMCGLGDKHVPSDITKFKFQGQNDSTIMPQDNMRLSELLGGIDISPSRINYVTAMFCIEHSQDISALNEESLEVIEFVSDVGLSMHKMTVDSQTTVEQVKEFICSIYKHSKDISPLDIKLIYRGNLLRILNDDGTNTLILDLVVAGESSIKLHVLFDADHLEIEHEFWDNSSVEQVNVSGSEEFTSHGAEVEVESVFSQDNAVVRFFTESGVEIQPTETLYKKCIVDGKEVFIEANELEPVMSHLIIQGVKVPITNDEYQIIDGQINLSGSIIDKIANEFNIHVPRNNPLQKSRKPSPTRTIPLVMAHRRNIWHRIVQFFRTGIPLTILLLRTLYLLAKNSLVTLFVVLEFSTLLPVKFTILLALGFTIRTLWVTQEIHDLWIIHFHLDEIDAVKFDKILSGVRSHLLTDQSYKRLFKNGSFMECLKCDELEDDRRKMYRDTLGVEGFEAEDEDEFLATFDKFIEQVIKGMVPLEDGSEILDDMLVAFLLNYERNKETMEPDRLQRNKELMFAIMREIDKINIESLPFYLRWFEWYQERIESVSITDVLDKFVPNPPEDNLLHATYKNICLFMLLFLPGVSEKVDAITTNRQHMRRLRQAADTLASVAEPVAVPVPDTLEMPEEQSDTSEDDDVAQEMLREHNRSDQDEAQTSGMQLHSDA, via the coding sequence ATGATGGAGTTGTCAGTAGAGCCttccattgaaattgaagttAGGTCTAACGACCCTCATATCTTACTTCCTTCGGACCTTTTGAAAGTAAGAGTCCTCCCATGTACTCCGGTATCAAGGTTATTACAGTATATTCATTCTAGAATACATGTCCGTTTACTAGATACCACAAatcttgtttttgattCAGAAGGTGTGGAAAGGGATGAAGGTCATTTGGGCCCCGTTTCTGACTATTGTCTCTTTCAATCAAGTAGGGAAATACCTCTTGATGAGACATGCCGTTCTCTGACCGCTGAAGTCAcctttgaaagaagaacatTGGGAGGGTCAGGCATGGCTATAAATTTGGATTACGATATGGAAGATAtggataatgaatttaagaGTATTAGAGTGCATTATCAGCTTAATACTCTTTCCATGTGTGATAAATTTATACCTAACGAGaaggaattggaaaagatatCCTTGGATACTAGCTTTGGTAACTTAAAATCAAATGCTATAGAATCTGTCGTGGAGTATGAATCAAATCATGAAACCATGTGTGGCTTGGGTGACAAGCATGTTCCTAGTGACATaaccaaatttaaattccaAGGTCAAAACGATTCCACTATTATGCCGCAGGATAATATGCGACTATCAGAATTATTAGGTGGGATTGATATATCTCCTTCAAGAATCAATTACGTTACGGCGATGTTTTGTATTGAGCATTCTCAAGATATATCTGCTTTGAATGAGGAAAGTTTGGAAGTGattgaatttgtttctGATGTTGGATTATCCATGCATAAAATGACTGTGGATTCACAAACAACAGTGGAACAAgtgaaagaatttatttgttCTATTTATAAGCATTCTAAAGATATTTCTCCTCTGGATATTAAACTGATTTATAGGGGAAACTTATTGCGAATTCTCAATGACGATGGTACCAATACGCTCATTCTGGATCTTGTCGTTGCTGGGGAAAGCTCAATTAAATTACATGTACTATTTGATGCAGACCATCTTGAAATAGAACATGAATTTTGGGACAATTCTTCTGTAGAGCAAGTGAATGTTAGTGGCAGTGAAGAATTTACATCTCACGGGGCTGAAGTTGAAGTCGAATCTGTCTTTTCGCAAGATAATGCTGTGGTTCGTTTCTTTACAGAATCCGGGGTTGAAATTCAACCTACGGAGACATTATACAAGAAATGTATTGTTGATGGTAAAGAAGTGTTCATTGAGGCTAATGAATTAGAACCTGTAATGAgtcatttaataattcaagGTGTAAAAGTCCCCATAACCAATGACGAATACCAAATCATTGATGGAcaaattaatttatctGGTTCAATCATTGATAAGATTGccaatgaatttaatatccACGTTCCACGTAATAATCCATTACAGAAAAGCAGAAAACCTTCCCCTACAAGGACAATCCCCTTAGTAATGGCTCACCGCCGCAATATTTGGCATAGgattgttcaatttttcagaaCTGGTATTCCTCTGACCATACTATTGTTAAGAACGTTATATTTACTAGCAAAGAATTCTCTGGTGACTCTATTTGTTGTATTGGAGTTCAGTACGTTATTACCTGTTAAATTCACTATATTATTGGCGCTGGGGTTTACTATAAGAACGTTATGGGTTACTCAAGAGATTCATGATCTTTGGATTATTCACTTCCATCTTGATGAGATTGATGCTGTTAAATTTGACAAGATATTGAGTGGGGTGAGAAGTCATTTATTAACGGATCAATCTTACAAGAGATTATTTAAGAATGGGTCCTTTATGGAATGTTTGAAGTGcgatgaattagaagatGATAGACGGAAGATGTATAGAGATACGTTAGGTGTGGAAGGGTTTGAAGCTGAGGACGAGGACGAATTTTTAGCTACgtttgataaatttattgaacAAGTTATAAAGGGTATGGTCCCCCTGGAGGATGGATCTGAAATCCTGGATGATATGTTAGTTGCATTCCTTTTGAAttatgaaagaaataaagaaacGATGGAACCTGATCGACTTCAAAGGAACAAAGAGTTAATGTTTGCCATTATGAGAGAGATTGATAAGATAAATATTGAATCGTTGCCATTTTATCTCAGATGGTTTGAGTGGTACCAAGAAAGAATAGAATCCGTTAGCATAACTGATGTGTTGGATAAGTTTGTGCCCAACCCACCGGAGGACAATCTCTTGCACGCCACTTACAAGAACATTTGTCTGTttatgttgttgtttctaCCGGGGGTCTCCGAGAAGGTGGATGCCATTACGACGAACCGCCAACACATGAGAAGACTCAGACAGGCAGCTGACACCCTGGCATCTGTGGCAGAACCTGTTGCTGTCCCCGTGCCAGACACCCTAGAGATGCCTGAGGAGCAGTCTGACACATCCGAGGACGACGATGTTGCGCAAGAGATGCTGAGAGAGCACAATCGCAGCGACCAGGACGAGGCCCAGACTTCTGGGATGCAATTGCACAGCGATGCCTGA
- the RCF1 gene encoding respiratory supercomplex assembly factor RCF1 (ancestral locus Anc_5.571) produces MSRIPSSFDLKGPELEIEEMNFWQKVVYHCKQQPFVPIGALLTTGAVILAAQNIRIGNRQKAQYYFRWRVGLQGATLIALVAGSFIYGTSKKNLKSREDQLREKAKQRESLWVQELERKDAEVQQRKLRAEKAREKTAENEDSIKQLEAELKDLESKLKGASK; encoded by the coding sequence ATGTCACGTATTCCTTCCAGTTTTGATTTGAAGGGACCAGAACTCGAGATCGAGGAAATGAATTTTTGGCAGAAAGTGGTGTACCATTGCAAACAACAACCATTTGTCCCTATTGGTGCCCTATTGACCACTGGTGCAGTTATTCTAGCAGCTCAGAATATTAGAATTGGTAACAGACAGAAGGCTCAATACTATTTCCGTTGGCGTGTGGGGTTGCAAGGTGCTACTTTGATAGCATTGGTTGCCGGTTCGTTTATCTATGGGACTTctaagaagaatttgaaatccaGGGAGGATCAATTGAGAGAGAAGGCTAAACAAAGAGAGAGTTTGTGGGTGCAAGAGttggaaagaaaagatgCTGAAGtacaacaaagaaaattgagAGCCGAGAAGGCTAGAGAAAAGACAGCTGAGAATGAAGATTCAATCAAGCAATTAGAAGCTGAATTAAAGGATCTGGAATCCAAATTGAAAGGTGCTTCCAAATGA
- the NDC1 gene encoding Ndc1p (ancestral locus Anc_5.574), translating into MIFKISSNFRSSPMEEKNYKLANKMKDQCLLLTNSINNNISIGQDDQPTMLPQHRLSPMSSRYSYHTLFSDICKTRFNHLVTRLFLVAIIFETFMITILSCGYHITFENVLMLIPRFILLYSVSICIIIARKNYLHVKSLGYSNWGTQILGQLISIRFLVYQLIYSSCTFAIALALGDCFGLSQLSAQKNGLIYRLFVWILIPLIYNLQHSLLDNDKLSFAFESQVNLPQTYIADRTKKMVARAFMLAVVLTIFSPLVSSSFSSTHFIGFVATFKLMILSFWVMVNFQFINLAFDAHMSIGCLHKGKPISSLSKMPMETLLNGLSSKKAFTKLTAFQELCYRATSPDLSLRLPIYNSTSRKSVNENSNIWPDILRECLLVIQEDNESVTKYLNQVEVRNKSIFTRKEEPTYLDPRVSQQDIFGKSESGNMNTLVGGVASQPSNITRRVPIRDDNILLTPQRRNVGREIRSPSRFDENILTHETKLSLFLKDVSARIKATITIIFFPSATITTSSGTPIVETHLSLWDSWFASKGKVADKLVPLPVCHAESVISLMALLINAVDESPRGNVIASVGDVLKCLQRSVSVLGRFDEWDMENPKRKCRRSGLEEDSELDVVGILYNLSISAFLEVVIKFDGLLADISLDEDVVKLTNWVLDMVDSQFPARY; encoded by the coding sequence AtgatcttcaaaatctCATCAAATTTCAGATCGTCGCCTATGGAagagaaaaattataaacTAGCTAACAAGATGAAGGATCAATGTTTATTATTGACCAACTCGATCAACAATAACATAAGCATTGGACAAGACGACCAACCCACTATGTTGCCACAACATCGACTATCTCCAATGAGTTCGAGATATTCATACCATACGCTTTTCAGCGATATATGCAAAACAAGATTTAATCATTTAGTTACGCGATTGTTCTTGGTGGCCATCATATTCGAGACATTCATGATTACAATACTTTCATGTGGTTACCATATTACTTTTGAGAATGTGCTTATGCTTATTCCaagatttattttattatattcagTCTCCatatgtattattattgccagaaaaaattatttgcaTGTTAAATCCCTAGGATATTCCAATTGGGGTACCCAAATTTTGGGTCAATTAATTTCCATCAGATTTCTGGTATATCAGTTGATTTATTCGAGTTGCACTTTCGCCATTGCATTGGCATTGGGGGATTGTTTTGGCCTTTCTCAATTATCAGCTCAAAAGAATGGTTTAATTTATAGATTATTCGTTTGGATTTTGATCCCCCTGATTTATAATTTACAACATAGTCTTTTAGACAATGATAAGCTTTCTTTCGCATTTGAATCTCAAGTGAATTTACCTCAGACTTATATTGCTGATagaacaaagaaaatggttGCTAGAGCATTCATGCTAGCTGTAGTTCTTACCATATTTTCACCATTGGTAAGCAgttctttctcttcaacACACTTTATCGGTTTTGTTGCGACATTCAAGTTAATgatattatcattttggGTTATggtaaattttcaatttattaatcTGGCATTTGATGCACATATGTCAATTGGTTGTCTACATAAAGGTAAACCTATTTCCTCATTATCTAAAATGCCTATGGAAACTCTGCTTAACGGATTAAGCTCCAAAAAGGCGTTCACAAAATTAACTGCATTTCAAGAACTATGTTACAGAGCTACGTCTCCAGATTTATCCCTAAGATTGCCTATTTACAATTCAACAAGCAGAAAGTCCGTTAATGAGAACTCCAATATATGGCCCGATATCTTAAGAGAATGTCTCTTAGtcattcaagaagataatgaatcagttactaaatatttgaatcaaGTGGAAGTACGCAACAAGAGCATTTTCACCAGAAAAGAAGAGCCAACCTATCTTGACCCCAGAGTCTCTCAGCAAGATATATTTGGTAAGAGTGAGTCAGGTAATATGAATACATTAGTTGGTGGTGTCGCTTCTCAACCATCGAATATTACACGTAGAGTACCCATAAGGGATGACAACATCTTATTGACTCCCCAAAGACGAAATGTGGGGAGAGAAATAAGATCACCAAGCagatttgatgaaaatatcTTAACACATGAAACGAAACTGTCTTTATTTCTAAAAGATGTCAGTGCTCGCATAAAAGCCACCATCACTATTATCTTCTTCCCATCAGCTACTATCACAACCAGCTCAGGTACTCCGATTGTTGAGACACATTTATCTCTATGGGATTCATGGTTTGCCTCCAAGGGTAAAGTGGCGGATAAATTGGTGCCATTACCTGTTTGCCATGCGGAGAGTGTTATATCATTAATGGCATTATTGATCAATGCTGTAGATGAGTCACCTCGTGGGAATGTCATTGCATCCGTGGGTGATGTATTGAAATGTTTACAGCGTTCTGTGAGTGTCTTGGGTAGATTTGATGAATGGGATATGGAGAATCCAAAGCGAAAGTGTAGACGTAGTGGACTAGAAGAGGATTCTGAATTAGATGTGGTTGGTATTCTATACAACCTATCCATAAGTGCTTTCTTAGAGGTTGtcattaaatttgatgGGCTGTTGGCGGACATTTCTCTGGATGAAGATGTCGTTAAATTGACTAATTGGGTTCTCGACATGGTGGACTCGCAATTCCCTGCCCGTTACTAA